The Aquincola tertiaricarbonis genomic sequence CTACCCGGCTTCAGCTATGCCGAGTACGCCCGCCTGCTGGGCCTCAACGGCCTGCGGGTGGACAACCCGGACGACATCGGCCTGGCCTGGGAACAGGCCCTGGCCGCCGACCGGCCCACGGTGCTGCAGATGGTGGTGGACCCCAACGTGCCGCCGCTGCCGCCCCACATCCCGGCCAAGCAGGTGGCCTCGTACCTGAGCGCACTGTTCCATGGCGACCCCGACGCCCGCCAGGTGATGGTGGCCACCCTGCGCCAGTGGTGGGCAGGCGTGGCGCCGGGGCGCCACGGTGTCACGCCGGCCGATGCCGCCGGGCGAGCGGAAGACCTGCGGGACGAGCCCAGCGGCCGGTGACGAGGCACGGCGGTTGCCGCCTGCCGGGATCCCCCATGCTCAACCAAGGAGATCCCATGAGCCAAGCCGACACTCAGGACGTGAACGCCATCTACCAGGAACTGGTCAAGGGCGTGGGTCGCGAGAAGGTGACCGAAGCCAATGCCCGCCAGCTGATCGACCTCGCCGAGCGCGACAAGCACACCGTGCTGGCCGAGGAGCTGCGCGAATGGGCCATGGGCTGCGGCGGTGCGGTGACCCAGGCGCCGGGCAGCGGCGCGGGCGGCCGGGAAGGCTGAAAACCCGGGGGTGTCGACGCCCCCAGAGGCGGCGCCGAGATGCAGAATGGCGGCCGACCGCCCTCACCTGACGCGCCCGCGCGCCCCGCCCATGCGACTGACCCCTCGCCGTTGCCTGCCGACTGCTGCCAGGCTGACTCTCGCGGGGCTGACCCCGACCGGACAACGCGACAGGGTTTGACCGGCCTGCCATGGGACACATCGGGGGCAGTTCCGACGATTGGGAGCTGATGTACGGCACCGCGGAGCAGCAGGCCGCTGCGGTGCAGGCGGCCGAAGCGGCCAGGCAGCGACGCGCTGCGGCCTCGATCGCGTTTGCGGCCTTTGCGCCGCAGGCATTGGCAACGGTCATCGCGCCGTCGTTCGATCCGAAGGACGCAGCCGGGCGCCAACTGTTGACAAAGACGCTCGACCTGGCCCTGGAGGTCCGCCAGGGTAGCGTGGCCCTGCTGGCCGAACTGCTGCTGGACGAGTGCCCCTTGCCGTCTGACGAGGTGGCCCGCTGGTTCGGTGACTACTACCCGTCGCAGCCACTGTGCGCCTCAGCGCTTTTGGCACTGCTTCACGAGCACTTGGTCCGCGCGCTCAACGACGACATGCCCACCGGGGCGCTGCTGGAATTGCTGAGGTTCCGCCACTCCGGCCACGGCGGGCGTGAGCGTCACTGGTAGCCGCCGGCTCTACCTGCGGCGCGCCGCAGCGGCGCCGGCATCAAGCCCCAGACACCACGCCCATGATCCTGCCCACCGCCCACCCGCACTGCGTGCTTCGTCCGTGGCGAGACGGCGACCAGCCATCTCTCGTGCACCATGCCAACAACCGCCGGGTGTGGCGCAATCTCACGCACACCTTCCCTCATCCCTACACCTTGGCCGACGCCCAGCAGTGGCTGACCTTGTCCGGCGCCGACCCGCACAGCCTGCACCTGGCCATCGAGCATGAGGGACAAGCGGTCGGCGGCGTGGGTGCCATTGCCGGGCACGGCATCTCGATGGGCACCGCGGACTTCGGCTACTGGCTCGGTGAGGCGTTGTGGGGCCGTGGGCTGGCCACTGCTGCCGCGGCCGCCTTCCAGCAGCACTTGATGCAGACCCGGCGCTTCGTGCGCTTGCAGGCGCCGGTCTTTGCGTGGAACCCGGCGTCGATGCGTGTGTTGGAGAAGCTTGGTTTTGCGCGTGAAGGCGTGCTGCGAAGCAGCGTCACCAAGGACGGGCAGGTGATCGACACCGTGATGTACGCCTACATCGTCGCGTGACCGCCGCGCCTTCGATGCACGCGGCGCAGCGCGTGCCCGGACTGGATGTGCTGCGGGGGCTGGCGATCGTCTGGGTGATGCTGTTCCATTCGTGGGTGGTCGGCGGCCTCGGTCCCGACTGGTCCTGGTTGTCGCGCTACGGCTGGATGGGTGTCGACCTGTTCTTCGTGCTCAGCGGTTACCTCATCGGCCTGCAGGTGTTGTTGCCGCTGGCACGGGGCGGGCCGTTGCCGCTGGGCGACTTTTACCTGCGCCGCGCCTTGCGCATCCTGCCCGCCTACCTGGCCACGCTGGCGCTGTACCAGTTGTGGCCCGACTTCCGCGAGGCGCCCGGCCTGGAGCCTTGGTGGAAGTTCCTGACCTTCAGCCTGAACCTGAACATCGACTATGACCATCGCTCCGCGTTTTCGCACGCCTGGTCGTTGTGCGTGGAAGAGCACTTCTACTGGCTGTTTCCGGCGCTGGCCCTGGGTCTGCGGCGCCGCTTCGCGGCGCGCGCCTGGCTATGGACCGGCGCGGCCGTGGTGCTGGGCGGCATCGTGCTGCGCAGCGGGGTGTGGTGGCGCGGCATGGCCGCCGACCCGGCGATGACGCACAACTGGTTCGTCGAAGACCTCTATTACCCCACCTGGAACCGGCTCGACGGCCTGCTGTGCGGCGTGGCGCTGGCGGCCTGGCGCGCCTTTCGGCCTCTGTCCTGGCAGGCCGCTCGGCGCCATGCGGCGGTCAGTGCGCTGGCCGGCCTGGGGGCGCTGGCGTGCGCGTTCTGGCTGTTTCGCGATCGCACGGGCCTGCTGGGCAACTCGGTGGGATGGCCGGTGCTGTCACTGGCCTGCGGGCTGCTGGTGTTTGCCGCGGCGCAACCCGACAGTGTGGTGGGCCGCTGCCGGCTGCCTCTGGCGGGCTTCCTGGCCGGCATCTCGTACAGCCTGTACCTGGTGCACAAGGCCGCCTACCACCTGGTGCAGCTCCACTGGGGCGACCGCCTGGCGGGCACCGGCCTGCTGGCCTTCGCGGCGTATGGCGGCGCGGCCCTGCTGGCCGGGGCGCTGATGCACCGGGCGGTGGAAGCGCCCTTCCTGCGGTTGCGGCACCGCCTGCGCCCCAAGCGTCCATGGCGAAATCCCTGCACCTGCAAGAGGTCCTCGACCTCGACCTGCTCACGTTGCAGGCCCACACCGAACAGGCGGGCGACCGTATGGATGCGGCGCGTTGGCGGGAGACCCTCGCGCAGTCGCTGGCCGTGTCCGAGGTGGCGGTGGTGCGCCGCGGCGGCGTGCTGGTCGGCTACGCGATGATGCAGCCGCGGGCGGAGCCGGGGCTGTGGTTCGTCACCGGCTTCAACACCCATCCGGCGCACCGCCATGGCGTCGTGGTGCGTGCGCTGCTGCAGCAGCTGCTGGCCATCGCGCATCGCCGCGGCATCGTCACGCTGCAAAGCCACGTGTACAAGACCAACCGGCTGTCGATGGCCTTCCATGCGCGGCTGGGCTTTGCCATCACGCGCGAGAACGACAAGGGCGTGGAGTTCACCGCATCGGTGGCCGACCTGGTGGCTGCTGCGGCGGGCAAGACGGGCGCCTCTTTGGCCGCCAGGCACCGATGACTTTCAAGTTCACCGGCCCAGGGTTTGTACGGTTGTACAACAAGCTTGCACAACCGTCCAATGCGCAGCATGAGCCGAACCCGCACCCGAGCTGCCGCTGCCGTCGTCGAAGACGCGCCGCCTGAACGCCCAGACCGCAAGCAGGCCATCCTGCTGGCCGCCGAAAAGCTGTTTGCCAGCCACGGCTACCACGCCGTCTCGCTGCGCCAGATTGCCGAGGAGGCCGGCGTGCCGCTGGCCCTGGTGGGCTACTACTACGGCCAGAAACACGAGCTGTTCCAGGCCATCTTCCAGCACTGGAGCAAGACGCTCGAAGAGCGCCTGGTCGGCCTGAACGAAGCCATGGCTGCGCCGCCGCGCCAGCGCCTGCAGCGGCTGGTGGTGGCCTTCACCACGCCGGTGCTCAAGCTGCGGGCCAGCCCTGAAGGCGAGTACTACGCGATGCTGGTGGCGCGCGAGCTGTACCACTCCCGCGAAGAGACCGAGCAGGTGCTGCGCGCCCACTTCGACCCGCTGGCCCATGCCTACATCGACGCGCTGGAGCAGCTGCTGCCCGGGGCCGATCGGGCCACCGCCGCCTGGGCCTACCAGTTCATGCTGGGCACGCTGCTGCACCACCTGAGCGACAACCGCGTCGAGCGCCTGTCGCGCGGCCAGGCGCGCGCCGGTGATCCGGCCGTGGCCGGTCTGCTGCAGAACTACATCGTGGGCGGCCTGCGGGCGGCCTTCGTGCCGCGTGCCGCGGCCACCAAGGCCGACTGAGCCGCCAGGGCCGACTGGCAAGAGCGGCCCCCCCCTGCTGCCGATCCGAGGAGACACCATGCAACGCAGAGCCGTGCTGTCCGCACTGGCCGCCACCGGCGCCCTGGGCGCACTGGGTGCGCGGGCCCAGGCACCCACCCGTGTGAACGTCGGTTTCACCGCCGTGGCCGACTTCGTCACCCTGTTCATCGCCCGGGAGGAAGGCTACTTCGCCGCCCGCGGGCTGGAGGTGGCCACCACCTTCATCCCGCTCAACCCGTCGATGCCGGCGGCCGTGCAGTCCGATTCGCTGCAGATCGGCGGCGCCACGCCTTCGGTGTTCCTGCAGGCGGTGGACGGCGGGCTCGACCACGTGGTGATCGGCGGCGGCGGCATGACCAGCAAGTCGGTCACCGGCGTGGCCTTCGTGGCGCGGGCGGGCAGCGGCATCCGCAGCGCCCAGGACTGCGTGGGCAAGCGCATCGGCGTGCCGGGCCTGGGCGCCTACCTGCACGTGGCCTTCCGTGCCTGGCTGCGGCAAAGCGGGGTGGACCACACCAAGGTCAACTTCGTGGAAGCGGCCTTTCCGCAGCATGCCGACCTGCTGCGCGGCGGCTCCTTCGATGGCGTGGTCACGGCCGACCCTTTCCTCTCGCGCA encodes the following:
- a CDS encoding acyltransferase family protein, which translates into the protein MTAAPSMHAAQRVPGLDVLRGLAIVWVMLFHSWVVGGLGPDWSWLSRYGWMGVDLFFVLSGYLIGLQVLLPLARGGPLPLGDFYLRRALRILPAYLATLALYQLWPDFREAPGLEPWWKFLTFSLNLNIDYDHRSAFSHAWSLCVEEHFYWLFPALALGLRRRFAARAWLWTGAAVVLGGIVLRSGVWWRGMAADPAMTHNWFVEDLYYPTWNRLDGLLCGVALAAWRAFRPLSWQAARRHAAVSALAGLGALACAFWLFRDRTGLLGNSVGWPVLSLACGLLVFAAAQPDSVVGRCRLPLAGFLAGISYSLYLVHKAAYHLVQLHWGDRLAGTGLLAFAAYGGAALLAGALMHRAVEAPFLRLRHRLRPKRPWRNPCTCKRSSTSTCSRCRPTPNRRATVWMRRVGGRPSRSRWPCPRWRWCAAAACWSATR
- a CDS encoding GNAT family N-acetyltransferase, yielding MSEVAVVRRGGVLVGYAMMQPRAEPGLWFVTGFNTHPAHRHGVVVRALLQQLLAIAHRRGIVTLQSHVYKTNRLSMAFHARLGFAITRENDKGVEFTASVADLVAAAAGKTGASLAARHR
- a CDS encoding ABC transporter substrate-binding protein; this translates as MQRRAVLSALAATGALGALGARAQAPTRVNVGFTAVADFVTLFIAREEGYFAARGLEVATTFIPLNPSMPAAVQSDSLQIGGATPSVFLQAVDGGLDHVVIGGGGMTSKSVTGVAFVARAGSGIRSAQDCVGKRIGVPGLGAYLHVAFRAWLRQSGVDHTKVNFVEAAFPQHADLLRGGSFDGVVTADPFLSRIVASGVGYVASYYTTFQPEGMPTILYTARRDWAERNAAAVKAFRESLVQAATFLREPKNDAKVRAHMGKYIKLPPEVLATMQINPPSPVIQERQLQYWVDAMREQAMLKTTPDVARLIVR
- a CDS encoding TetR/AcrR family transcriptional regulator produces the protein MSRTRTRAAAAVVEDAPPERPDRKQAILLAAEKLFASHGYHAVSLRQIAEEAGVPLALVGYYYGQKHELFQAIFQHWSKTLEERLVGLNEAMAAPPRQRLQRLVVAFTTPVLKLRASPEGEYYAMLVARELYHSREETEQVLRAHFDPLAHAYIDALEQLLPGADRATAAWAYQFMLGTLLHHLSDNRVERLSRGQARAGDPAVAGLLQNYIVGGLRAAFVPRAAATKAD
- a CDS encoding GNAT family N-acetyltransferase, whose protein sequence is MILPTAHPHCVLRPWRDGDQPSLVHHANNRRVWRNLTHTFPHPYTLADAQQWLTLSGADPHSLHLAIEHEGQAVGGVGAIAGHGISMGTADFGYWLGEALWGRGLATAAAAAFQQHLMQTRRFVRLQAPVFAWNPASMRVLEKLGFAREGVLRSSVTKDGQVIDTVMYAYIVA